DNA sequence from the Actinomycetota bacterium genome:
AGCGCAAACGCATTCATCCCGCGGGTCAAAAACGCTCCCGCCTGGGCTTCGAGCGCATCGAGCGGACGCTGGACGCCGTCGTAGACTGCGCCAAGCATCCCGGGACCCAGCTCGACCGATAGCGGCGCCCCAGTCGATACCACCGGATGTCCCGGGCCAAGACCCTCCGTCTCCTCGTACACCTGGATCGAACAGCGATCCCTGCGCATCTCGATGATCTCGCCCATGAGTCCCTCTTCGCCCACTCGGACAAGGTCGTACATCTTCGACGTCCCGAGTCCTTCGGCAACCACGAGTGGGCCTGAAACCTTGACGATCCTGCCTTGCTCCATCTAACCAGCCTCTTCCCGAATCGATACCGCCGTTCCCAGTGCCTTCTCGATCGCGCGATCGATCCTGTCCTGTCCTACCCCGCCTCGGCCACCGGTGCCGGAAATCACGGTGACCGCCGGTAGCGGGTTACCCGCAATCGCGGCAACCAGGTCCTTCACGCCTTCGTAGACTCGCTCGGTCACGAGTATCACTGCGTATTCGTCGATGTCCAAGGCCGTCCACGCCTCGCGCGCCTGTTCGGGGATCGCTGCGGGGAACACCTCGAATCCCAGCGATCTGAACGCCCCCGCGCTTATATCCTCGCCGATGACGGCCGCCCTCATCTGCTTCATCTGAAGATCTCCCTGAACCTGGTTCTGAGCAGGTCGCGGGAGACGCCAGCCATCACTCCAGCCAGGAGCGTGCGTACTACGATCATCTCGATGCGCTGCAGGACCACATAGGTGATCACGGGCCCCGCCCCTGCCGCTACCAACGCCGAGGACTCTCGCATCCGCGACGCTACGACCACATCGGCGACCACATCGAAGCGGGCAGGATCGAGGATTTGCTGCGGATCGATTCCTTTGAGGAGATCGAGGGCGGCGAGTTGCGCCGCCACTTCCTCGGCGGGTAGACGATGGAGTGCCACTAGCCGCTCTTGGGTGATCGCACCGGCCGGAACGAACATCTCCGGGTCCCAACTTCCCGCTTCGCCTCTGGCTTTCGATCTCACGAGCACCTTCAGGTTGGCGACGTCAGCCAGCAGAGCGGCAAGCTCGCGCAGGCTGGCGCACCCGCTGGCCTCGGCAGTGGCGACTATCTCCTTGTAGAGTGCGATATCGGCGGCCCACTCGGCGGGGTTCTCGGCAGTTCCATTACGCGCCTCCTGATAGCCATCGAGAAGTGCGAAGAAGCGCGTGATCGGCTCTGGCAGCCCCGACCGCCCCAGCAAGTCGTCGTGCAACTGCAGTCGCACGCGATCCATCGCAGCCTGCAATCCCTCGATGCTGGAGACGCCGTCGAAGTGCCCGCCGTATGGCGTGTCCGACAGGATGCGAAGCTGATCCGAGAAGGTCGCCGCATCCAGTAGCCGCTCGAAGTGCGAGCGCGACAGCAGCCGGGTCTCCCTCACGCGGACTCGGCCCACTGCATGCCCATAACGGAGCGAGTCGCGGACCATGCTCACAATGGCTCCTTACACTCGCTGCCGAAAAGCACCTCGGCTGCTACAGACTCCAGCTGGGACCTCGCCTCGTTCACAATCGTGCTGACTGAGACCTCCACATACATGCGCTCGCCTCGCAGGAGCAAGCCCTTGTCGACCTGATCGGTGACGCCGACCTCCACGTCGCCGCACCCGGCTTCGGCGAGTGTTCGGGCGATCGAGTCCCTGAGCGATCCTGGCTCGCTGGTGCCGACTTCCACGCTCTCGTTGCCCCTCAGTAGCGGGATCGCTCGGGCGCAGAGGATGCCTGCGTATTCGCCCGCATCCCCGAACTCGATGCGTGTGACCGCTTCACGCAGCGCTCTCTCGAGATAGACCCGCTTCTCGGCGATGAGCCTGTCCCGAGCGCGTATCCTTGCCGCAGCCACCATCGCAGCAGCCTCTTCCTCGGCGGCTTTCGTGGCCTTCGCTAGTCGATCTTCGGCGAGTCCGTGTGCGGCGTCACGGGCCGCTTCGAGCGATCTGTCTGCCTCTTCGCGGGCAGCCGAGAGGATCTGCGCAACTTCGGCCTCAGTCTCACTGTCTATGCGGCCCAGGATGTCCTTGAGCGCCATGCGTCATCCAGTCACGATGGTCAGCATCAGCACACTGAGGATGAGCGAGAACACTGCGTAGGTCTCGACGAGCGCAGGGAAGATCAGGGCCTTGCCGGCCTCCTCGTCCCGGCGGGCCACCATCCCCACCGACCCGATCGCGGTAACCCCTTGATAGATGCCTGAGACCAGACAGACGAACGCAACGGGCAAGCACGACAGGAAGACCCTGATGCCTTCGGTCGCGGTCAACGCAGGGTCTCCCTCGAAAAGTCCGATGAAGATGAAGACCAGAAGCGCAGTGATGAAGCCGTAGATGCCCTGCGTTCCTGGCATCGCAGCCAGGGGCAATAGTCGCCCGAACTTACTCGAGTCCTCCGAGACGACCCCGGTTGCTGCGCCACTGACAGCCGCGATGCCTATCGAAGAGCCTATCCCTCCTCCGATTGCAGCCGAGACGGCCCCGAGCAGCGCCCACTCCACTCCCGACATCTGCCAGACGAAATCCATCACGAGGGTTTCCCTCCTTCCTTCCGCACCGCAGCCGGGTGCAGAACAAGCGACTTGGATCTTCGGGAGAATGGCGTGTAATTACTTGTACCAGCCTCATAGAACTTGCCGAAGAACTCCACAAACTGCAGGCGCGCCGAGTGGACGAACGCCCCCAGGATGTTGATGACGATATTGAACGTATGGCCGATGACCAGGATGAGAGCCGCTGCCACCAACCCGATGCCCCAAGGGGCCCCCGAGACCATCTCGGCAAGTGTATTCATGACTTGTCCCACCAGCAGACTCGCAAGCCCCAGTGCCACAAGGCGCGTGTATGACAGGAAGTCCGACAGGTACCCGGTGATCCCATAGAGCCCCACCAGGCCCTTCCCCACGCCGAGAAGTGCTTGCTTGAACTTGCGCGCTATCAGGGACTCGACCACCCGCCCCTTGAGGGCAACGGCAACCGCGCCGATCCATGCAAGCCACATCGCCTGTTGCGTCAGCGCCGCGATCGCTATCGCCGCCAGGAGAAGCAAGCTCGAGATGTCGTCTTGCACCGCCGTGGGCCAATCGCCCGACTTGATCAACCTGTACACGTTGACCAGCACTCCGAAGAGGACATGGACCACACCGATTGCAACGGACGCGACGAGCATCCACACGATATCCCGCAGCGGATCGATGAGCGGCTCGTAGCGAAGGAGTGTCGGCAGGCTTTCGGCAGGCAGGGCGAAGTAGCTCCTTGTAAGCACCCCGATGATGATCGACGCCAGACCACCCGCAATCATCAGGTCCATGAACCGCTTCACGCCGGGCGCGACATCCAGCCGCGACTTCATCAGGTAGCAAGCGATCATCAGGACTGCACCGTAGCCCGCATCGCCGATGCACAATCCGAAGAACAGGAAGAAGAATCCCGCTAGCAGCGGGGTCGGGTCGATGTCTCCATAGCGTGGTCGGCCATAGAGGTCGGTCAATACCTCGAAGGGACGCAGCCATGCCGGATTCTCGAGCGCGACTGGGACGGCATCCGTTTGTTCGGGCGCCTTGAAGACCACTTCGAAGCTTGGGTCGAGCTGCCCGAGGCGCTCCTCGACGGCCTCTCTCATCCGCCCCGGCACCCAACCCTCAAGCGCGAATGCCTGCTCTGTGGCGACGAAGTTGTCCCGGATGGTCAGTGCATCCCGCATGCTGAGCAGCGCCTGAACGCGCCCCACCGCTCGGCCATACTCGGATTCCAGCTCTCGCGCTCGCTGCGTGAGTTCGACTTGCTCTAGGGCAATGTTGCGCAACCCCTCCCGGGCACGCGCAATTTCGGCGGCAGGTCGCCCCTTGAGATAGAGGAACGACGCCTCCTCGAAGCCGTTCGTAGCCAGAACGCTCCGGGCCTCGTCAATGCGATCTTGGTATGCCATGACGACCCAAGCCTCGCGGTCTCCTGCACGCCCCGCCTCGTCCACGGCGACATCCGCCGCCGCCTCACGCAACTCCTGTCGTATCCGCGGTCCGTGTACAAGCGGCACCGTGCCAGCCAGAAATGCGACCCGTCCAGATTCCCTGAGCTGCGATATCTCGACATCGACCGCTTTCCACGGGGCCAGCTCGGCGATCAGATCCTCCAGCCGCGCTCGCTCCCTGTCGATCCTCGCGAGCCTCGCCGCAATCTCTTCGCACTCGCGATACAGCTCCGGAAACCCTTCGTCGAGCCGAAGCGCTTCGTACTCGTCCTCGGTCAGATGGATCTTCTCGGAGATGAAGGCTTTGAAGGGCACATCGGCCACATGGTATCTGCCGAGGAAACCCTCCACGAACTGTGCCCGGGCGATCCGCTCGTCAAGTTCTTGGCAGTGCGACGAGTCAAGAGCGGGTCGATTGATGCCCTCGAGCTCGACATCGAGGCGCGCGATGTCTACGACACCGATATCTTGCAGGAGCGTCACCGTCTCTGCGATCAGCGATCGGTGCCCGATGACCTCGATGCGGAGCATGCTCGCGATCGCCATCATCTACCGCCCGTCAGTTCTAGCACGACTGCGGTCACGGCATCGTCGAATCGGGCCTCGGCCGCCTCGACTAGGGCCGTTAGCTGCGTCTTCGATCGCGCCGACACGATCTCGACCTCGATGTTGGCATCGGTGAGGTTGCGTACCCGGATGGTCTCTGCGGCATCCTCGGCCTGCTTCTCGGCCTCGATGGCGATAAGCTCCGCCTGAGCCCGGGCCCACATGGTATCTGCCGAGGAAACCCTCCACGAACTGTGCCCGGGCGATCCGCTCGTCAAGTTCTTGGCAGTGCGACGAGTCAAGAGCGGGTCGATTGATGCCCTCGAGCTCGACATCGAGGCGCGCGATGTCTACGACACCGATATCTTGCAGGAGCGTCACCGTCTCTGCGATCAGCGATCGGTGCCCGATGACCTCGATGCGGAGCATGCTCGCGATCGCCATCATCTACCGCCCGTCAGTTCTAGCACGACTGCGGTCACGGCATCGTCGAATCGGGCCTCGGCCGCCTCGACTAGGGCCGTTAGCTGCGTCTTCGATCGCGCCGACACGATCTCGACCTCGATGTTGGCATCGGTGAGGTTGCGTACCCGGATGGTCTCTGCGGCATCCTCGGCCTGCTTCTCGGCCTCGATGGCGATAAGCTCCGCCTGAGCCCGGGCCTCCTTCAGCAGGTCCTGTGCGTGCTCTCGCGCTGCCTCAAGCGAGCGGCGTGACGTCGCTTCGGCGCGAAGTATGGTCTCCAGCTTCTCCATGGATCGAAACCCCTGACCCTTGGTGGCTTTCCGGACAAGAGCATCTAGAGGCTACCGGTCCGCCACAGGTATACTGTTCTCCGTCAGCCGCCCGAATCCTTGAAAGGCGTTCGTCATTCCGGAAGGAAACTACATACAAGGCATGGCCGCCGAATCGCGCCGCCTCTCCGCAAGGCGCCACCGCCAGCGGACTGTGCGTGCGCGGCTGATAGCGCTCGCGTTGCTGGTGCTGGCCTCGTCGATCGTGGGGTGGCGCCTAACTGCCGAGGAACCCTCTGCAGCCCCTTCGGCACCCTCGGCGGCGGCTAGCGACCCTAGCCCGAGCATCGACGTCAGCGCCCACGATGCGACCTCGACGCCTCACTTCGCTTCCTACCAGGACCTGAAGCTCTACCTGCCGGTCGAGCCAACGGCACTGGTCGCGATCGCCTACCACCAGGCCTCCGGCAACGTTGCGCAAGCCATCGATTCCCTGCTGCCTGACGCCGACATGACGCTCGCGGCCGCGAACCGCTCTGCGCCACGGCCCACGGTGACCACCTCGGCAGACGGGATCGAGACGCTGCAGGGCCAGGTCCTGCGCATGTGGCGCACCAACCGACGTGGCCCGCCAAACACCGCCGTCGACATCGGCGCAGCCCCCGGGACGACGGTCCTGGCACCGGTGACGGGTCGGGTAGTGGCCATCCAGCCGTATCGGCTGTACGACGCGCACGACGACCACGAGATCCACATCGAGCCTGCTGGACGCCCGGGCGTCAACGTTGTGCTGATACACATCGCTGATCCGCAGGTGTCTGTGGGTGACAGCGTGGTGGGCGGACAGACCCCCATCGCCAAAGTGCGCCTGCTCTCCAACGTGATCGACCACCAGCTCGGCGACTACACAGCGTGCGGCGGAGACCACGTGCACATCCAGGTCAATGCGGTGTCGAGCCCCGGCGACACCCCCGGCGTCGATGGCGGCTCGTGAGCGCGCTCGCAGGTCGCTCTTCGGCAGGCCGCCTTCCCGCCTGCACCCACTATCCGCCGAGGAACCCGCGAAACCTCCGGTCGAACTCCCGGCGCTCCATCATGACCTGCCGATCGCAGCCTGCGCACCGCACCTTGATGTCGGCGCCGACGCGCGTGACCTCCCACTCGTTGGCCCCGCAGGGATGCGGTTTCTTCAGGCGCACCATGTCGCCGATCTTCACTGGTATGATGGGAACAGCCATGGGCCAAGTCCGTCCGGATGTCGTAAGCTGGATGCAACGGGCCGCTTCGCCCGTCCGACAGACATTATATCGATGTGAGGTGTGAGTCATGCATGTGAAGACGGTTCTTTCTGTGCTCGGCAAGGACAGGGTCGGTATCGTCGCGGCGATCTCCGGCGCTTTGGCCGACTCGGGCGCCAACATCGAAGACATCCGCCAGACGATAATCGGCGACATCTTCTCGATGACCATGCTCGTCACCGTCGATGAGGACGCCGCGTCTTTCGAAGCCGTGCAAACGCGCCTGGCCGAGGTCGGAGATGAGCTCGGCATGCAGGTCACTCTACAGCGCGAGGACGTCTTCCACTTCATGCACCGCATCTAACCCGCCGAGGAGGCCGCATGCGCATCACCCCCGAAGAGGTGCTCGAGACGCTACTCATGGTCACGCAGCAGAATCTCGACATCCGCACCGTCACGCTCGGCCTGTCGCTCGACGGCTGCGCGCATCCTGACACCACCAAGCTCGCTGATAACGTGTACTCGCTTGTCTGCCGACGCGCCGAGCGACTCGTCCCCGTCGCCGAGGCGATCTCGCGCGAGTACGGCATCCCGATCGTAAACCGCCGGATCGCCGTGACGCCGATCTCACAGCTCGCGGCGGCATGCGATGCCGAGGACCTCACGGTCGTCGCGCAGGCGATGGATCGCGCGGCGCGCGAGGTGGGCGTCGATTTCATCGGCGGGTTCTCGGCGTTGGTGCACAAGGGCATCGGCGAAGGCGACCGGCGGGTCATCGACTCGATCCCGTCTGCGCTCTCATCGACCGAGCGTGTGTGTGCGTCTGTCAACGTCGCCTCGACCAGGGCCGGCATCAACATGGATGCGGTCCTGCGCATGGCCGAGGTCATCTTAGAAACCGCGCATGCCACCGCCGATAACGACTCCTTCGGCTGCGGCAAGCTCGTCGTCTTCGCGAACATGGTCGAGGACAACCCCTTCATGGCCGGCGCGGTCCACGGCCCCGGAGAGCCGGATTCGGTGATCAACGTCGGCATCAGCGGCCCCGGAGTGGTGCGCGCGGTCGTCGAGTCGCTGCCTGACGACGCCGACCTGACCGCAGTCGCTGAGGCGATCAAGGCCACCGCCTTCAAGATTACGCGGGCTGGTGAACTCATCGCGCGCGAGACCGCCCGCCGACTCGGCGTCGAGATGGGCATCGTCGACCTGTCGCTCGCTCCCACACCCGCGCCCGGCGACAGCGTCGCTGCGATCATCGAGGCGATCGGCGTGAAGCGCTGCGGCGGCCCGGGCACCACCACTGCGCTGGCGCTCCTGAACGACGCCGTCAAGAAGGGGGGCGCGATGGGCACGTCGAGCATCGGCGGCCTCTCAGGCGCATTCATCCCCGTCTCCGAGGACGCCAACATGATCTCCGCCGTCCTCGATGGCGCGCTGACCCTTGCGAAGCTCGAGGCGATGACGTCCGTTTGCTCCGTGGGCCTCGACATGATCGCGATCCCCGGCGATACACCTGCCGAGACGATCGCAGCGATCATCTCGGACGCCTGCGCGATCGGGGTCATCAACAACAAGACGAGCGCGGCGCGACTGATCCCGGCGATCGGCAAAGACGTCGGTGACCTGGTCGAGTACGGGGGCCTGTTCGGATCCGCGCCGGTGATGTCGGTCGGTCCGTGGGCGGGCACCAAGCTTGTCCGCCGAGGCGGCCGCTTTCCGGCGCCCCTGGGGTCGCTGCGTAACTGAGGTCGCCCAACGCCCGAAGCCCCGACCCCGCGTGCCCCTAATGCACCAGCGTGTAGCTGATCGTGACCTCGAGCGGGATCTCAGGGTCGGTCGTCCAGGGTGCTGTGGCCTGCAGGGTGTCGGTGATCGTGGTGTTGCCCGCAGGCATCGAGCGACTTGCATCCCCCGATATCGTGAGACCCATCTCGCTGACCTGTCCCGAGACGACGCGCGTCAGAGTGTAGGGCACGCTCGCTTGGATGACGAGGTCCACCGACCTGGTCGGCGATGGCACCCCAGGCGTCAGTGCCCCGAAATCGACCAGCGCACCAGGAATCGTCAGCGACAGCATCACCCCTGGGTCCACATCGAACTCCA
Encoded proteins:
- a CDS encoding V-type ATPase subunit, with the translated sequence MVRDSLRYGHAVGRVRVRETRLLSRSHFERLLDAATFSDQLRILSDTPYGGHFDGVSSIEGLQAAMDRVRLQLHDDLLGRSGLPEPITRFFALLDGYQEARNGTAENPAEWAADIALYKEIVATAEASGCASLRELAALLADVANLKVLVRSKARGEAGSWDPEMFVPAGAITQERLVALHRLPAEEVAAQLAALDLLKGIDPQQILDPARFDVVADVVVASRMRESSALVAAGAGPVITYVVLQRIEMIVVRTLLAGVMAGVSRDLLRTRFREIFR
- a CDS encoding V-type ATP synthase subunit K; protein product: MDFVWQMSGVEWALLGAVSAAIGGGIGSSIGIAAVSGAATGVVSEDSSKFGRLLPLAAMPGTQGIYGFITALLVFIFIGLFEGDPALTATEGIRVFLSCLPVAFVCLVSGIYQGVTAIGSVGMVARRDEEAGKALIFPALVETYAVFSLILSVLMLTIVTG
- a CDS encoding V-type ATP synthase subunit I, with the protein product MMAIASMLRIEVIGHRSLIAETVTLLQDIGVVDIARLDVELEGINRPALDSSHCQELDERIARAQFVEGFLGRYHVADVPFKAFISEKIHLTEDEYEALRLDEGFPELYRECEEIAARLARIDRERARLEDLIAELAPWKAVDVEISQLRESGRVAFLAGTVPLVHGPRIRQELREAAADVAVDEAGRAGDREAWVVMAYQDRIDEARSVLATNGFEEASFLYLKGRPAAEIARAREGLRNIALEQVELTQRARELESEYGRAVGRVQALLSMRDALTIRDNFVATEQAFALEGWVPGRMREAVEERLGQLDPSFEVVFKAPEQTDAVPVALENPAWLRPFEVLTDLYGRPRYGDIDPTPLLAGFFFLFFGLCIGDAGYGAVLMIACYLMKSRLDVAPGVKRFMDLMIAGGLASIIIGVLTRSYFALPAESLPTLLRYEPLIDPLRDIVWMLVASVAIGVVHVLFGVLVNVYRLIKSGDWPTAVQDDISSLLLLAAIAIAALTQQAMWLAWIGAVAVALKGRVVESLIARKFKQALLGVGKGLVGLYGITGYLSDFLSYTRLVALGLASLLVGQVMNTLAEMVSGAPWGIGLVAAALILVIGHTFNIVINILGAFVHSARLQFVEFFGKFYEAGTSNYTPFSRRSKSLVLHPAAVRKEGGKPS
- a CDS encoding M23 family metallopeptidase, with amino-acid sequence MAAESRRLSARRHRQRTVRARLIALALLVLASSIVGWRLTAEEPSAAPSAPSAAASDPSPSIDVSAHDATSTPHFASYQDLKLYLPVEPTALVAIAYHQASGNVAQAIDSLLPDADMTLAAANRSAPRPTVTTSADGIETLQGQVLRMWRTNRRGPPNTAVDIGAAPGTTVLAPVTGRVVAIQPYRLYDAHDDHEIHIEPAGRPGVNVVLIHIADPQVSVGDSVVGGQTPIAKVRLLSNVIDHQLGDYTACGGDHVHIQVNAVSSPGDTPGVDGGS
- a CDS encoding DUF951 domain-containing protein, translated to MAVPIIPVKIGDMVRLKKPHPCGANEWEVTRVGADIKVRCAGCDRQVMMERREFDRRFRGFLGG
- a CDS encoding ACT domain-containing protein, with product MKTVLSVLGKDRVGIVAAISGALADSGANIEDIRQTIIGDIFSMTMLVTVDEDAASFEAVQTRLAEVGDELGMQVTLQREDVFHFMHRI
- a CDS encoding PFL family protein: MRITPEEVLETLLMVTQQNLDIRTVTLGLSLDGCAHPDTTKLADNVYSLVCRRAERLVPVAEAISREYGIPIVNRRIAVTPISQLAAACDAEDLTVVAQAMDRAAREVGVDFIGGFSALVHKGIGEGDRRVIDSIPSALSSTERVCASVNVASTRAGINMDAVLRMAEVILETAHATADNDSFGCGKLVVFANMVEDNPFMAGAVHGPGEPDSVINVGISGPGVVRAVVESLPDDADLTAVAEAIKATAFKITRAGELIARETARRLGVEMGIVDLSLAPTPAPGDSVAAIIEAIGVKRCGGPGTTTALALLNDAVKKGGAMGTSSIGGLSGAFIPVSEDANMISAVLDGALTLAKLEAMTSVCSVGLDMIAIPGDTPAETIAAIISDACAIGVINNKTSAARLIPAIGKDVGDLVEYGGLFGSAPVMSVGPWAGTKLVRRGGRFPAPLGSLRN